ACATATTTTGTGCCTTTAATACAAATTTATCAATTCTCGTTAATAAAATATTGTAGAAAAAGTTAGCCGGAATAGCCACTGCAAGACCCACCGCCGTTTGTCCTAAAGCCGTGTAAATACCTTCAGACAAAGTTTTTGGAGAGAAAGATCCTGTGGCATGGGATAGATTAAAGAACGCAATAATCATCCCGATTACCGTTCCCAATAGTCCCAACATTGGAGCGATACTTGGTACCACTGCCAAAAGATTCAGGTTTTTCTCCATATTGGCAACCTCCACCTGAGCCTGAGATTCCATTGCGCTTACAATATCTGAAACAGGACGCCCCAGTCTTGAAATTCCCTTTTCTAAAATCCTTCCTTCCGGAGAATTCTGTCTTTTGCAATAATCTGCTGCCGATTCTATTTTGCCTTCTTTAATGAAATCTTCAATATTATCCATAAAATTGGAATCTGTTTTCGAGGTTAATCTTTTAATAAAGAAAAAACGTTCAAAAAACAGATATACGGAAAATATACCCAATGCGATCACGGTAACCATCACTATTTTAGCGAAAGCCCCACCGTGGAACATGATCTTCCAAAATGAAAATTCTAAATCTTCTGCAGCCACTGCAGGTGTAGCAACTTGTGCAAACAACATCGTAGTAAGTTCCGTTAACAGCATTAATGTGTATTTTTATAAAAGTTTTAACGACAAAAATAATGGAATATTATTAATTCGTGTCTTAAAAATAGCTTAAAAACAACTTAAAAAATTGTTATTACTCAAAAATAGCAAATTTCTCTCCAAAACAGGTTTGAAAAGAAATCTGATCTATAAAAAAATAGGGAGGATGAAAATTAGAATTAATCTTCGTCTACCTCAATATCATCTTGCTTAAATTCGCATTTTAATCTGAAAGGAATCGGCGTATCAGATCCTGTATAGAAATCGTCAATTGTGCCTTTCCAGATCACCTGTAACTCTCCGTCTTCACTTTTTTCAAACAAAAGCTCATTATCATAGATAAAAGCCTCCTCGTCGTCAAAAAGATCTACCTCGGTGTAGGTATCCTCATCAGAATCGTTGATTGTGATTGTTTTTCCTTCTATTTCCGCGGAGTCGATAGGAAAATCGAAAACTTCCAGCGAAAGCTGAGGAAAATTGTACTGTAAAGAATCATCATCTACGTGATCCAAACCGTCATCCGTAGTAATTTCAACCTCTAAAAAATGCTGTTGGTTGCTGTAAACTGCCTTACAATAAGTATTTCTAATATTGTACTTTAGCGTTTCGTCCGGATGGTAAATTTTTAAAATCCCTTTCATTATTTCTTAAAAAAGAACTGTAATAGTATGATTGTTAAACGTTAGCAACAAAGATAAAAAATAGATTGAACGTGAAAAATATTTTGAAAAGTATTTTTAAAAAATCCGCTTTAATTATTAATTCGGCATATTCCAATAATACTTACTTTTGTTTTCATAAAGATTCTGAAAAATGAAAAACATTTTATCGAAAAGTATTTTAGGCGTAGGACTTATTATTGGTCTTGCTTCCTGCAAAAAGTCGGATTCGCCGCTCACGAAAGTTACGCCATCCAATCTCGATTCTATTGCGTCCAATTATTATGAGCAATATCTTAAATTATATCCTTTGGAAGCCACTTCACAAGGTGATTTGAGGTATAACGACCAATTGCCCATCAATATCGATAAAGATTTTATTTCCGGAGAAGTAGCCTTTTATAATTCTGTTCAGAAACAGCTGGATAATGTAGATTATAAAAGTCTTTCAGATGAAGATAAAGTGGTATACGATGTGCTGGATTTTACCCTAAAAGATAAAATTGAAGCTTACGCCTATCACCCGGAATATATCCCTTTCACACAGTTTGGAGGCCTTCCTCTGAATTTCCCTCTGTACGGAAGCGGAGAAGGTAGTCAGCCCTTTAAAACAGAAAAAGATTATAACGACTGGCTTCAAAGAATGGATAAATTTCCGGACTGGATGAATGCGGCTCAGGATAATTTCCGTGAAGGAATTACCAATAAAATGGTTTTACCTAAAAAACTGGTTATCAAAATGATTCCTCAGATGAGAGCGGAAGAAATTGTTTCTACCGATCCTGATAAAAATATTTTTTACGGACCAATTAAAAAGTTTCCGAAGAATTTTACTCAAGCTCAGAAAGATAAATTCTCAGCGCTTTACAAAGACGCCATCACTAAAAAAATCATCCCGGCTTACACTAAAATGGGTGATTTTTTAGAAAAGGAATATTTACCGAAAGGTCGTGATACCGATGGATACAACAGCCTTCCAAACGGAAAGGAAATCTATCAGTTTTATGCAAAAAGCTGGACGACCACCAATATTTCCACAGATGAGATCAATAAAATCGGACTTCAGCAAGTGGCAATGCTTCGTGCGGAAATGGAAAAAGTAAAACAACAGGTTGGTTTTACCGGAACGTTGGAAGAATTCATCAATTTCGTAAAAACGGATGAAAAAGCGATGCCTTATAAGACTTCAAAGGAAGTTTTAGCAGCATTTAATGGTGTTTTAACGAAGATTACTCCAAAGTTGAAAACCATGTTCAGTGTAACTCCGAAAACGAAATTTGAGATCAGACAAACGGAAAAATTCAGAGAAGCTAGTGCGAGTGCCGAATATATTCAGGGAACTCCAGATGGCAAAAGACCTGGGATTTTCTATGTTCCGCTTCCTGATCCCTCGAAATTCAATGTCACTTCAGGGATGGAATCTCTTTTCCTTCACGAGGCAATTCCGGGGCATCATTATCAGGTTTCTTTGCAACAGGAAAATACAAAACTTCCTAAGTTTATGAGATTCGGTTGGTTTGGAGCGTATGGCGAAGGTTGGGCGCATTATTGTGAAACTTTAGGTCCGGAATTCGGCTTATACACAGATCCTTATCAGAAAATGGGGTATCTGAGCGATCAGATGTTGAGAGCCGTAAGATTGGTTGTAGACACCGGAATTCATTCAGGAAAAATGTCTAGAGAAGAGGCTATTAAATATTTTTTAAGCAATATTTCTTATGATGAAGCGGGAGCAACTGCCGAAGTGGAAAGGTATATGGCGATGCCGGGACAGGCTTTAGGCTACAAAATCGGTTCGTTAAGAATTCGTGAGCTGAGAGAGAAATATCAAAAACAATTGGGTGCAAAATTCAATTTGGCAAGTTTTCACGATGAAGTGTTGAGCCAAGGATGCCTTCCTTTGGATGTTTTGAACAGAAAAATGGAACTTTGGGCTAAAAAACAGAAGTAATTTTAAATAAAATAAAGGTCACAAATTAATTTTTGTGACTTTTTACTTTAGATTTATACTTAAAATTTAATTAAAAATGATCACAGCAAGTCTACAATCTCTTTTCACGAGAGATTTAACTCAATTAAAAAAAGAAATTCAAGCCTATACCAACGAAGACGCTATCTGGAAAATAGATAAAAACATCTTGAATTCTGGTGGGAATTTATGTCTTCATCTGGTAGGAAATATCAATCATTTTATTGGTGCATACCTTGGAAACTCCGGTTATATACGAGATCGTGAGCTTGAATTTTCGTTAAAGAATATTCCGCGTGAAGAATTGATATCGCAAGTGGAAAAAACAATAGAAGTGGTAAATTCTTCCCTGGAAAAATTATCTGCTGAAGATCTTGAAAAAGAATATCCGCTGGAAGCTTTAGGTTACAAAATGACAACCGGATACTTTTTGATCCATCTTTTTGGACATTTAGGCTATCATTTAGGGCAAATCAATTACCATAGAAGACTGTTGGATATTTAAAAGAAAAAACAACCTTTAATCAGGTTGTTTTTATTTTATTTTTCAATGGAATTATCATTTTTCTGAAAATACTTTTTATAATCATCTGCCTGCTGACGCATTTTCATCATTACTTTTGAATCTTTATCAATATTCATCATTGCCTGCATAAATATCGGCATCGGATCTTGCATGATCATTTTTTTATTTTTAAGATAAGCTTCTTTGGAAACCTGCTGTTCGCCATCCATTGAGCCTTTAAGAGACAAATCTGCGTTAGGTATTTTCTTACTTCCAAGTAGCTTCCAATGATATTCGTCGGCAGAATCTTTAATATCAACAATCAATCCCGGAAGTCCCATAAAAACATACGGCCCATCCCATTGTGGAATATCTGGTACAAACCATGCGACCCAGGTTCTTCCGCCATAATTCACTTCGGCTTTTTGAGTTTGATATTGCTCAAAACTTCCTTTTTCCTGAGAGATTTTCCACGGAAACTCTACATTTTCCTTATAAGCAAGAATTCCAATAAAAAGATCATCCTTGAAAGAAACCGATTTATTCTTAATGTCTTTTAAAATCCTGAAATTCATCGTTCCGTAAGGCGTAATCGATTGTGTAAGCTCAGGATTAACCAAAAACAGAGAATCGGACTCTACTTTTTCTTTTCGCACAAAAACCGAAGTATTATCCTTTGTATCGAGATAAAAAATATCTTTCTTTAATTCAGGAGATTTTGTAGATGGCTTATAATTCAGCTCATAATAAAAACGGTGAATCTGACTTTTACAAATGCTGAAAACAACGAGAAATAACGAAATAATAATTTTGTTCATGAATAGGAATTTGATGTTTACTCAAATATATTCCTTTTTGCTGAATTTTAAAATTATTTCTCAAATAGCATTTTCGTAATAAAATCTTTCTCTCCCTTTCCTCTTGCTGGCGAATACTCTCTTCCGTAAAAGATAATCTGGAGATGAAGTTTATTCCAAACCTCTTCTTTCCATATTTTTTTAGCATCTTTTTCTGTTTCCACCACATTTTTACCGGAAGTCAGTTTCCACTGCGTCATCAATCTGTGAATATGCGTATCGACAGGAAAAGCAGGAAATCCAAAGCCCTGGCTCATTACCACAGAAGCCGTTTTGTGACCAACTCCGGGAAGGGCTTCCAGCTCTTCATAGGTTTGCGGCACCACTCCATCATGTCTT
The sequence above is a segment of the Chryseobacterium sp. MYb264 genome. Coding sequences within it:
- a CDS encoding DinB family protein, which gives rise to MITASLQSLFTRDLTQLKKEIQAYTNEDAIWKIDKNILNSGGNLCLHLVGNINHFIGAYLGNSGYIRDRELEFSLKNIPREELISQVEKTIEVVNSSLEKLSAEDLEKEYPLEALGYKMTTGYFLIHLFGHLGYHLGQINYHRRLLDI
- a CDS encoding GLPGLI family protein codes for the protein MNKIIISLFLVVFSICKSQIHRFYYELNYKPSTKSPELKKDIFYLDTKDNTSVFVRKEKVESDSLFLVNPELTQSITPYGTMNFRILKDIKNKSVSFKDDLFIGILAYKENVEFPWKISQEKGSFEQYQTQKAEVNYGGRTWVAWFVPDIPQWDGPYVFMGLPGLIVDIKDSADEYHWKLLGSKKIPNADLSLKGSMDGEQQVSKEAYLKNKKMIMQDPMPIFMQAMMNIDKDSKVMMKMRQQADDYKKYFQKNDNSIEK
- a CDS encoding DUF885 domain-containing protein, which encodes MKNILSKSILGVGLIIGLASCKKSDSPLTKVTPSNLDSIASNYYEQYLKLYPLEATSQGDLRYNDQLPINIDKDFISGEVAFYNSVQKQLDNVDYKSLSDEDKVVYDVLDFTLKDKIEAYAYHPEYIPFTQFGGLPLNFPLYGSGEGSQPFKTEKDYNDWLQRMDKFPDWMNAAQDNFREGITNKMVLPKKLVIKMIPQMRAEEIVSTDPDKNIFYGPIKKFPKNFTQAQKDKFSALYKDAITKKIIPAYTKMGDFLEKEYLPKGRDTDGYNSLPNGKEIYQFYAKSWTTTNISTDEINKIGLQQVAMLRAEMEKVKQQVGFTGTLEEFINFVKTDEKAMPYKTSKEVLAAFNGVLTKITPKLKTMFSVTPKTKFEIRQTEKFREASASAEYIQGTPDGKRPGIFYVPLPDPSKFNVTSGMESLFLHEAIPGHHYQVSLQQENTKLPKFMRFGWFGAYGEGWAHYCETLGPEFGLYTDPYQKMGYLSDQMLRAVRLVVDTGIHSGKMSREEAIKYFLSNISYDEAGATAEVERYMAMPGQALGYKIGSLRIRELREKYQKQLGAKFNLASFHDEVLSQGCLPLDVLNRKMELWAKKQK
- a CDS encoding endonuclease III domain-containing protein — its product is MTKKQRAELVQSELEKLYPEVPIPLDHTDPYTLMVAVALSAQTTDKKVNQVTPDLFAVAGTPQRMAKLEEFQIKELIKEIGLANTKAKNLKRMAELLLERHDGVVPQTYEELEALPGVGHKTASVVMSQGFGFPAFPVDTHIHRLMTQWKLTSGKNVVETEKDAKKIWKEEVWNKLHLQIIFYGREYSPARGKGEKDFITKMLFEK
- a CDS encoding MotA/TolQ/ExbB proton channel family protein → MLLTELTTMLFAQVATPAVAAEDLEFSFWKIMFHGGAFAKIVMVTVIALGIFSVYLFFERFFFIKRLTSKTDSNFMDNIEDFIKEGKIESAADYCKRQNSPEGRILEKGISRLGRPVSDIVSAMESQAQVEVANMEKNLNLLAVVPSIAPMLGLLGTVIGMIIAFFNLSHATGSFSPKTLSEGIYTALGQTAVGLAVAIPANFFYNILLTRIDKFVLKAQNMSGEFLDLINKPL